The window CCTGTTGACCATTATCAATGACATCCTCGACTTTTCAAAAATAGAAGCAGGCAAACTGCAATTGGAAGAACAGCCTTTTGAATTAAGCTCTAATATTGAGGAAGTTCTCATTCTGTTTTCAGCCAGGTCTGAAGAAAAAAATATCGAACTCACCTATGCGGTGGATCCCAATCTGCCAGCCTTCATTCAAAGTGATGTGACACGTTTGCGCCAGATTCTGGCGAATTTGATCAGCAACGCCCTTAAATTCACCGAAGCCGGGGAAATTTCACTGGAAGTCAGTCTTCAGCAACAGTCGCCCCGGGGGTTGGAATTACTCTTTGTTGTCAAGGATACAGGGATTGGAATTTCTGAAGAAAATCAGCGCCATTTGTTTCAGGCATTTGTCCAGGCAGACGCGTCCACCACCCGCAAATTTGGCGGAACCGGATTGGGACTGGCCATTTCCCTGCGTCTGGCCCAACTCATGGGCGGCAAGATGTGGGTCGAAAGCAGGGAAGGCCATGGAAGCTCGTTTTGCTTCACCATCAAAGCCTCCAAAGCCGATACCATGCCGCAACAAATAAGGATTCCATCGTCGGCGTTCCACGGTAAACGGGTGTTACTGGTCGATGACCACCCGATTAATTTGCGCATGTTGAAACAATATTGCAAAAACTGGGGTTTGTGGGCCATGACGGCCAATTCCCCCCAGTCCGCCCTGGCCATGCTGAACTCAGGCAACGATTTCGATTTCGCGATTCTGGATTACCAGATGCCGGAAATGAACGGGGTTCAGCTCGCTCAGCAAATCAGAACATTGCCCAATCCCGCACTTGCAAACATGCCCCTGATTTTATTTTCTTCCATGGACCAGCAGGAACATAAAACAATCGTCTCTGATCTGTTTAGCCTCAAAATATCCAAACCGCTCCGACAATCCCAGCTATGGAACGCGTTAACACTGGTCGCGGGTAGTGCCGCGTCTTTAAAAACCACAAATAAACTTCCGGCTCAACACCGTTCTGTCCCGGAAAGTAGTGCTAAAATGGGAGAACTCATACCACTGCGTCTTTTGCTGGCTGAAGACAATCGCATCAATCAAAAAGTCGCGGTGCGCCTGTTGGAGTTTTTGGGCTATTCGCTGGACGTCGCGGCCAATGGACTGGAGGTGCTGGACGCGCTGAAACGCCAGCCTTATGACCTGATCCTGATGGATTGCCAGATGCCGGAAATGGATGGCTTTGAAGCAACCGCGCAAATTCGAAAAGACTGGCCGGAAGCAACCCGCCCTGTGATTGTAGCCATCACGGCCAATGCGCTTGCGGGTGACAGGGAAAAATGCCTGATTGCCGGAATGGACGATTATTTGAGCAAACCCCTCAATGAAAAAGAACTGGTGGATATTCTGCGGAAATGGGGCAATCAGCTTTTGAATCGTGCCGTAGAATTCAATCCCCAATATTCAAAACAGGAATAAATGCCGAAAATATTGATTGTGGACGATGAACTTCTGATTTGTCAGAATCTCCGTATTCTGTTAACCGACTGGGGCTATGACTCAGGATATGTCAACCATCCACGCCTGCTAATCCCGCGCTTGCAACAGGAATCGATTGATCTGGTTCTGTTGGATCTTCACATGCCCGAAGTGAATGGACTCACCTTGTTGCGTCAACTCAAACAGCACCCTGAATTTCAGACCATACCGGTGATCATTCTGACAGGAGATCCTAATGAACAACTGGTCGAGGAATGTCTGAATGCGGGAGCCATGGATTTCATCAACAAACCGGGCAATCCCCTTGTGATTCGTGCCAGACTTCAATCAGCGCTTCAGCAGCATCAGGGCATCAAACAACTGAAAATGACTCTGGCAAAACGGGAACGGGACTTCAACACGGTGAGCAATGTCAACTGGATGCTGGCGGACATGCGCATAGAAACCGAGATTTTGCGAACCATTCTGTCTTCCCTGCATACCCATTTGAATCTGGAAACCGGCGCGGTTTATCTGTTTCAGGATTCCGGCGAATTGACTCTGCAACTGAGTTACCCTGAAGCGGATGACACCAGCGTGATGCTGTGGGACGATGTTGTCGAAGAAGAAACCACGGAAAATGACGCGGTGCAGAATAAC is drawn from SAR324 cluster bacterium and contains these coding sequences:
- a CDS encoding PAS domain S-box protein translates to MEELLKPKSLWRSPIEVNEAKIQAILESTVDSIITITETGLIDSVNSATLTLFGYTREELLGKNVKMLMPAPYREEHDQYLANYTGTGRAKIIGIGREVVGQRKDGTKFPLYLSVGEAIFGESRLFTGIIRDLSSIKLLEEESKGFFELSLDMLCVAGFDGFFKRLSPAWEKALGFTAEELTAKPFLELIHPEDHTSTQQILTQLATGQDVVHFENRFRHKTGTYRWLSWRATMNIERQLIYATARDVTQQKADNEALKLAQIEALEASRIKSEFLANMSHEIRTPMNGVIGMTGLLLKTALTPEQQDYVETIRLSGDHLLTIINDILDFSKIEAGKLQLEEQPFELSSNIEEVLILFSARSEEKNIELTYAVDPNLPAFIQSDVTRLRQILANLISNALKFTEAGEISLEVSLQQQSPRGLELLFVVKDTGIGISEENQRHLFQAFVQADASTTRKFGGTGLGLAISLRLAQLMGGKMWVESREGHGSSFCFTIKASKADTMPQQIRIPSSAFHGKRVLLVDDHPINLRMLKQYCKNWGLWAMTANSPQSALAMLNSGNDFDFAILDYQMPEMNGVQLAQQIRTLPNPALANMPLILFSSMDQQEHKTIVSDLFSLKISKPLRQSQLWNALTLVAGSAASLKTTNKLPAQHRSVPESSAKMGELIPLRLLLAEDNRINQKVAVRLLEFLGYSLDVAANGLEVLDALKRQPYDLILMDCQMPEMDGFEATAQIRKDWPEATRPVIVAITANALAGDREKCLIAGMDDYLSKPLNEKELVDILRKWGNQLLNRAVEFNPQYSKQE